Below is a window of Paenibacillus bovis DNA.
TGCTTTATTGCTCGCTATTTTCCGCTTCCCAGCGGGCTACTTCTTCGCGTACCCGTGGAGCGACTTCTGTACCCAGCAGTTCAACAGCGCGCAGCACATCGTCATGATTGGACATGGTGCCGACCGGTGTATGCAGCATGAAGCGGGTGATCCCTACCTGTTTGCGCAGGTTAATAATCTTGGTAGCTACGGTCTCCGGGTCGCCTACATAGAGGGCGCCTTCCAGACTGCGGGCAGCGTCAAAACTGGCACGGGTATACGGTCCCCAGCCGCGCTCGCGTCCCAGTACATTCATGCTCGCCTGGGTGGACGGGAAGAATTTATCGGCCGCCATCTCGGTGGTATCCGCGATAAAGCCGTGCGAATGGGAAGCGACGCTGAGCTTGGAAGCATCATGTCCGGCATGAGCGGCGGCTTTGTAATACAGCTCTACGAGCGGCGCAAACTGCACCGGACGACCACCGATAATTGCCAGTACAAGCGGCAGTCCGAGCAGACCGGCACGTACAACCGATTCCGTATTGCCGCCGCTACCGATCCAGACTGGCAAAGGCTCTTGAACCGGACGCGGATAGATACCCCGATTGTTGATTGCCGGACGATGACCGCCTTCCCAGGTAACTTTTTCCGAATCACGAATCTTCAGCAGCAGTTCCAGCTTCTCGTCGAACAGGGCATCATAATCATCCAGATCATAGCCGAATAGTGGGAAAGATTCGATAAAAGAACCGCG
It encodes the following:
- a CDS encoding LLM class flavin-dependent oxidoreductase, producing MEIGISTFVETTPDTETGKTISHAERIRQVVDEIVLADKVGLDIFGVGEHHRVDYAASAPAVILAAAASQTERIRLTSAVTVLSSADPVRVFQEFATLDAISNGRAEIMAGRGSFIESFPLFGYDLDDYDALFDEKLELLLKIRDSEKVTWEGGHRPAINNRGIYPRPVQEPLPVWIGSGGNTESVVRAGLLGLPLVLAIIGGRPVQFAPLVELYYKAAAHAGHDASKLSVASHSHGFIADTTEMAADKFFPSTQASMNVLGRERGWGPYTRASFDAARSLEGALYVGDPETVATKIINLRKQVGITRFMLHTPVGTMSNHDDVLRAVELLGTEVAPRVREEVARWEAENSEQ